In Pelmatolapia mariae isolate MD_Pm_ZW linkage group LG8, Pm_UMD_F_2, whole genome shotgun sequence, one genomic interval encodes:
- the fshr gene encoding follicle-stimulating hormone receptor: MLVMMLMMLLIVTIKTAAASVRGSEMDIRPGFHPSLAKQTSCPSCQVMFGVTAFPSNISSAQCLEVKQTQIREIQQGALSSLQHLMELTISENDMLESISAFAFSGLPQLTKILISKNAALRNIGAFVFSDLPELSEIIITKSKHLSSIHPDAFRNMARLRFLTISNTGLRIFPDFSKIHSTACFLLDLQDNSHIKRVPANAFRGLCTQTIAEIRLTRNGIKEVASDAFNGTKMHRLFLRGNRQLTHISPNAFVGSSELVVLDVSETALTSLPDSILGGLKRLIAESAFNLKELPPLQLFTKLHQAKLTYPSHCCAFLNMHRNRSGWHSLCDNPEAKNDLHFFREHCSNSTSITCSPAPDDFNPCEDIMSAAPLRILIWIISVLALLGNAVVLLVLLGSHYKLTVPRFLMCHLAFADLCMGIYLVVIATVDMLTRGRYYNYAIDWQMGLGCNAAGFFTVFASELSVFTLTAITMERWHTITHALRLDRKLRLRHACIIMTIGWIFSLLAALLPTVGISSYGKVSICLPMDVESLVSQFYVVCLLLLNILAFFCVCGCYLSIYLTFRKPSSAPAHADTRVAQRMAVLIFTDFICMAPISFFAISAALKLPLITISDSKLLLVLFYPINSCSNPFLYAFFTRNFRRDFFLLAARFGLFKTRAQIYRTESSSCQQPTWTSPKNSRVILYSLANTLSLDGKQEC; the protein is encoded by the exons GGAAGTTAAGCAGACGCAGATCAGAGAGATTCAGCAGGGCGCCCTCTCCAGCCTCCAGCACCTAATGGAACT GACCATATCCGAGAACGACATGCTGGAGAGTATCAGTGCTTTTGCCTTTTCTGGCCTCCCTCAGCTCACCAAAAT TTTAATATCTAAAAATGCTGCTCTGAGGAATATCGGGGCTTTTGTTTTCTCCGACCTCCCTGAACTCAGTGAGAT AATCATAACAAAGTCAAAACACCTGAGTTCCATCCACCCCGATGCATTCAGGAACATGGCAAGACTACGGTTCTT GACTATCTCCAACACCGGGCTCAGGATTTTTCCAGACTTCTCCAAGATCCATTCCACCGCCTGCTTTCTGTT GGATCTTCAGGACAACAGCCACATAAAGAGAGTCCCTGCCAATGCCTTCAGAGGCCTCTGCACTCAAACCATCGCAGAGAT ACGGCTCACCAGAAATGGCATCAAGGAGGTGGCAAGTGACGCCTTCAATGGAACAAAGATGCACAGATT GTTCCTAAGAGGCAACCGACAGCTTACTCACATTAGTCCCAATGCCTTTGTGGGTTCCAGTGAGTTGGTGGTACT AGACGTCTCCGAAACAGCCCTCACCTCTTTGCCAGACTCGATCCTTGGTGGCCTCAAGAGGCTGATCGCTGAGTCAGCCTTCAACCTGAAAGAACTTCCTCCTCTTCAGCTCTTTACCAAACTGCACCAGGCAAAGCTGACATACCCATCACACTGCTGCGCCTTCCTGAACATGCATCGAAACAG ATCGGGATGGCACTCACTGTGTGACAACCCCGAGGCTAAAAATGACCTACACTTCTTCAGGGAACACTGCTCTAACTCCACCTCCATCACCTGCAGCCCGGCCCCTGATGACTTCAACCCCTGTGAAGATATAATGTCTGCTGCCCCCTTACGCATCCTCATCTGGATCATCTCTGTCCTCGCCCTGCTGGGCAACGCAGTAGTTCTCCTTGTATTGTTAG GCAGCCACTATAAGCTGACTGTTCCTCGATTCCTCATGTGCCACCTGGCCTTTGCTGACCTCTGCATGGGCATCTACCTGGTAGTCATTGCAACCGTGGATATGCTCACACGTGGACGGTACTACAACTATGCTATAGACTGGCAGATGGGCTTGGGCTGCAATGCTGCAGGCTTCTTCACG GTGTTCGCCAGTGAGCTGTCAGTGTTTACCTTAACAGCAATCACCATGGAGCGCTGGCACACCATCACGCATGCTCTGCGACTTGACCGCAAACTTCGCCTGAGACACGCTTGCATCATCATGACAATAGGCTGGATCTTCTCCTTGCTGGCTGCACTGCTGCCCACAGTTGGGATCAGCAGCTATGGCAAA GTGAGCATCTGCCTCCCCATGGATGTTGAGTCCCTGGTCTCCCAGTTCTACGTGGTCTGTCTTCTCCTCCTCAACATCTTGGCGTTCTTCTGTGTGTGCGGCTGCTACCTCAGCATCTACCTCACCTTTCGCAAGCCTTCATCAGCGCCAGCCCACGCCGACACCCGTGTGGCTCAACGCATGGCCGTCCTCATCTTCACAGACTTCATCTGCATGGCTCCGATCTCCTTCTTCGCCATCTCAGCTGCCCTCAAGCTGCCTCTCATCACCATCTCAGACTCCAAGCTACTGTTGGTGCTATTCTACCCCATCAACTCATGCTCCAACCCCTTCTTATATGCCTTTTTCACCCGTAACTTCAGAAGGGATTTCTTTCTCCTCGCAGCTCGCTTCGGGCTGTTTAAGACTCGAGCGCAGATTTACCGGACAGAGAGTTCCTCGTGTCAGCAGCCAACGTGGACCTCTCCAAAGAATAGCCGTGTTATCTTGTATTCCTTGGCCAATACGCTAAGTCTAGATGGAAAACAAGAGTGCTGA